In Eucalyptus grandis isolate ANBG69807.140 chromosome 4, ASM1654582v1, whole genome shotgun sequence, the following proteins share a genomic window:
- the LOC104440828 gene encoding uncharacterized protein LOC104440828 → MQTMNSLLCSSTALSPPPATAAAAAAQSFFPLGPSRAAHVRNRLHQAAAPPARVRLSPRRSRVQPPQVASPLQSTVIQETVETSTTESGLVEIGYISSVHGLQGEVCIKSTTDFPELRFSRTGKRWLKQQVLGRETIQEVELVEGRGHPGQKGWMLKFEGIDDVDQAKKLVGAALLVREEDRPELEEGEFYTRDLVGMRVLLKESGEPIGTVVNVYNSGANDLLYVMLDSSTRSSDHVGKSKPTETGATNHFVWVPFVEAIVPHVDMDRGEMMIAPPKGLLELNLRSHDKSKKERRQLEWKERKKFQKRLIAAKKKLCELGQQHVFHGFRYGDKTHTSLLSDQIIGVNSKLLQQALQSIDLSSQRWSDDATRTGIYDALTTSENYLTPLARMDKQCVNSVFEEKGIHLISKGKVATVLVVTDSAEEASNPAVLSESLIQTLECTNQKLVKVEDRASMPLLIICPAGEIPSFQALFSENDHFGFDSEKIWFFEEQMLPVVSCPDEQKSHKILMKSPWEMLQSPIGSGGIISVISSEGIADNLGEIGVDYIQICSPNRRFLDTRTLLLGYVHSREADMGIQVLEDELFSEESPDMILSMSFLKKLMTETDKLQFKATSKPNAHVELVDKEWVDVVPSSPNSCEIRCSLLFSCLNICSLDKVCLLEIPE, encoded by the exons ATGCAGACGATGAATTCGCTCCTTTGCTCTTCCACCGCCTTATCCCcgccgccggcgacggcggcggcggcggcggcgcaaTCCTTCTTCCCCCTCGGTCCGAGCCGCGCCGCTCATGTTCGGAACCGCCTCCACCAAGCGGCCGCGCCACCCGCTCGCGTTCGGTTGTCGCCGCGGCGCTCGCGAGTCCAGCCGCCGCAAGTTGCCTCTCCTCTGCAGAGCACCG TTATCCAGGAGACAGTTGAAACTAGTACAACTGAATCAGGACTTGTTGAAATTGGGTATATATCAAGTGTTCATGGGTTGCAAGGGGAGGTCTGCATCAAATCCACCACTGACTTCCCTGAACTGCGATTTTCTAGG ACTGGGAAAAGATGGTTGAAGCAACAGGTTTTAGGCAGGGAGACAATTCAAGAAGTGGAGTTGGTAGAGGGAAGAGGACACCCTGGGCAGAAAGGTTGGATGCTCAAATTTGAAGGTATCGATGATGTTGACCAG GCTAAGAAACTTGTCGGTGCAGCATTACTTGTAAGGGAAGAAGATAGACCAGAGCTTGAAGAAGGCGAATTCTATACTCGTGATCTTGTTGGCATGAGAGTTCTTCTCAAG GAATCTGGTGAACCTATTGGAACAGTTGTTAATGTCTACAACAGTGGAGCAAATGATCTTTTGTATGTCATGCTTGATAGTTCCACACGTAGTTCTGACCATGTGGGAAAGTCAAAGCCAACGGAAACTGGTGCCACCAATCACTTTGTTTGGGTGCCATTCGTCGAAGCAATTGTTCCACATGTTGACATGGATAGAGGAGAAATGATGATTGCACCTCCAAAAGGACTGCTCGAGTTAAATCTGCGCTCTCACGATAAGTCCAAGAAGGAAAGGCGCCAACTT GAatggaaagagaggaaaaagttcCAAAAACGCCTCATAGCAGCAAAAAAGAAGCTATGTGAACTGGGGCAACAACATGTGTTTCATGGGTTTAGATATGGTGATAAAACCCATACAAGCTTACTTTCAGATCAGATTATTGGCGTAAACTCTAAATTGCTTCAACAGGCTTTGCAAAGTATAGACCTATCCTCTCAAAG ATGGAGTGATGATGCTACAAGAACCGGCATTTATGATGCTCTGACAACATCAGAAAACTACCTCACTCCTTTGGCTAGGATGGATAAACAGTGTGTGAATTCCGTTTTTGAAGAGAAGGGGATTCATCTGATCTCGAAGGGTAAAGTTGCCACTGTATTGGTTGTGACTGATAGTGCTGAGGAGGCCTCTAACCCTGCTGTATTGTCTGAGTCTCTTATTCAGACATTAGAGTGTACTAATCAGAAGCTAGTGAAG GTAGAAGACCGTGCGTCTATGCCTCTACTGATTATCTGCCCGGCTGGTGAAATCCCATCTTTCCAAGCACTGTTCTCGGAAAATGATCATTTTGGATTTGACTCTGAGAAG ATTTGGTTTTTCGAAGAACAGATGCTGCCAGTGGTTAGCTGTCCAGATGAACAGAAAAGTCATAAGATTCTGATGAAATCTCCTTGGGAGATGCTCCAATCGCCAATAGGATCTGGAGGAATTATAAGTGTGATTTCATCAGAGGGTATTGCTGATAATCTTGGTGAAATTGGTGTGGATTATATTCAG ATTTGCAGCCCAAATCGGCGATTTCTCGATACAAGGACACTGCTTCTTGGGTATGTTCATTCAAGGGAAGCAGACATGGGCATTCAGGTCTTAGAAGATGAACTATTCTCCGAGGAAAGTCCCGACATGATACTTTCCATGAGTTTCTTGAAGAAGTTGATGACCGAGACGGACAAACTTCAGTTCAAAGCCACGTCGAAGCCAAACGCACACGTCGAGCTGGTCGACAAAGAGTGGGTGGACGTCGTCCCTTCCTCTCCCAACTCATGTGAGATCCGTTGTTCCCTTCTATTTAGTTGTCTGAATATATGTTCCTTAGATAAGGTTTGCTTACTGGAGATCCCCGAGTAA